One segment of Zhihengliuella halotolerans DNA contains the following:
- a CDS encoding APC family permease, which produces MSSTEPRTLAKSLGNIDALALGFGAMIGFGWVVLTGGWLESAGTLGATAAMLVGGGIMAVVGLTYAELTGSMPKAGGEHNFILRALGPRPSFIGSWGITGGYVTIVAFEAVALPRTVEYIFPGVSQIPLWTVAGFEVHLTWALVGVAAAVALTWINIRGAKQAGVVQTFTVLFLLIIGLLLIFGSFAGGEAQNMQPLFSGGMAGFFAVLVAVPFLFIGFDVIPQSAEEVNIPARRIGALVVLSVVLATAWYVMVVLTTSTAMPAADLAGADIATADAFGAMFGSAFMSKVMIAGGIAGILTSWNSLLLGASRLIYSLARSGMLPEWFADLHPKYRTPYKALMFIGGISMLAPFFGAQMLGWLVDSGAPSIIVAYFLVSVTFLVLRRREPGMDRPLRIGGVGRGGEAIGWISVILTAALFSLYMPGMPASLTWEPWLIFAVWWALGAVFFFRVPAGITPGVDAEEKVLAAVRTRNAR; this is translated from the coding sequence ATGAGCAGTACCGAGCCGCGCACGCTCGCGAAGTCCCTTGGAAACATCGACGCCCTCGCGCTCGGGTTCGGAGCCATGATCGGCTTCGGCTGGGTGGTGCTGACCGGCGGCTGGCTCGAGAGCGCCGGAACGCTCGGGGCGACGGCCGCAATGCTCGTCGGCGGTGGAATCATGGCCGTCGTCGGCCTGACCTACGCCGAGCTCACGGGCTCCATGCCGAAGGCCGGCGGCGAGCACAACTTCATCCTCCGGGCACTCGGGCCACGCCCCTCGTTCATCGGCTCCTGGGGCATCACCGGCGGCTACGTCACGATCGTGGCGTTCGAGGCGGTGGCCCTTCCACGCACGGTCGAGTACATCTTCCCGGGCGTCAGCCAGATCCCCCTGTGGACGGTCGCGGGATTCGAGGTCCATCTGACGTGGGCGCTCGTCGGGGTGGCGGCGGCCGTGGCCCTGACGTGGATCAACATCCGCGGCGCCAAACAGGCCGGTGTGGTCCAGACGTTCACAGTCCTGTTCCTGCTGATCATCGGGTTGCTCCTGATCTTCGGCTCGTTCGCCGGCGGCGAAGCGCAGAACATGCAGCCACTCTTCAGCGGCGGGATGGCCGGATTCTTCGCGGTGCTCGTGGCCGTGCCGTTCCTCTTCATCGGCTTCGACGTGATCCCCCAGTCCGCTGAGGAGGTCAACATCCCGGCGCGCAGGATCGGTGCGCTCGTGGTCCTGTCCGTCGTACTCGCGACCGCCTGGTACGTCATGGTGGTCCTGACGACGTCGACGGCGATGCCCGCGGCGGATCTCGCCGGAGCCGACATCGCGACGGCGGACGCGTTCGGCGCGATGTTCGGTTCCGCGTTCATGTCGAAAGTCATGATCGCCGGCGGCATCGCCGGCATCCTCACCTCATGGAACTCCCTCCTGCTCGGCGCCTCGCGCCTCATCTACTCGCTGGCGCGCAGCGGCATGCTGCCCGAGTGGTTCGCCGACCTGCACCCCAAATACCGCACACCGTACAAGGCGCTGATGTTCATCGGCGGCATCTCGATGCTGGCCCCGTTCTTCGGGGCACAGATGCTCGGCTGGCTCGTCGACTCCGGCGCGCCGAGCATCATCGTGGCCTACTTCCTGGTCTCGGTGACGTTCCTGGTGCTGCGACGACGCGAACCAGGGATGGACCGCCCACTGCGCATCGGTGGTGTCGGCCGCGGAGGCGAGGCCATCGGCTGGATCTCGGTCATCCTCACTGCAGCCCTTTTCAGCCTCTACATGCCCGGCATGCCGGCCTCGCTCACGTGGGAGCCGTGGCTGATCTTCGCCGTGTGGTGGGCGCTCGGCGCCGTATTCTTCTTCCGCGTCCCCGCGGGCATCACTCCGGGCGTGGATGCCGAGGAGAAGGTTCTCGCCGCCGTGCGCACCCGCAACGCGCGCTAG
- a CDS encoding zinc ribbon domain-containing protein YjdM, whose product MSDSLPPCPECRGAYTYEMGALLVCPECAHEWSPEAETAAESERVVKDAVGNVLADGDTVSIVKTMKVKGAQSALKAGTKVRNIRLVDGSGDHDIAAKVDGFGPMELKSSIVKKI is encoded by the coding sequence ATGAGCGATTCGCTTCCGCCCTGCCCGGAGTGCCGCGGCGCCTACACCTACGAGATGGGCGCTCTCCTGGTCTGCCCCGAGTGCGCCCACGAGTGGAGCCCGGAGGCTGAAACGGCCGCCGAGTCGGAGCGCGTGGTCAAGGACGCCGTCGGCAACGTCCTCGCCGACGGGGACACGGTCTCGATCGTCAAGACCATGAAGGTCAAAGGAGCGCAGAGTGCGCTGAAGGCGGGCACCAAGGTCCGGAACATCCGGCTCGTCGACGGCAGCGGCGATCACGACATCGCGGCCAAGGTGGACGGGTTCGGGCCGATGGAACTCAAGTCGTCCATCGTCAAGAAGATCTGA
- a CDS encoding A/G-specific adenine glycosylase, with product MQKTTLTPAPADLHRLHTQITHWFDVHGRDLPWRRPEAGAWGVMVSEYMLQQTPVVRVLPVWHEWMERWPTPADLAAEPSGEALRAWGKLGYPRRALRLHAAAQRIVEDHDGEVPGSFDELISLPGVGDYTAAAIACFAFGAPETVVDTNIRRVHARAITGNALPEPSYTAAEARLAAALMPPRDAADPRLPGPWGEYDDGALACRWNAAVMELGALVCTARNPKCDACPVASSCAWIEAGQPAPHYTPKGQPWAGTDRQVRGAFMAVLRGADAPLGRDELVAADVVLATDAKADQLERCLASLLADGLAHEGAHGISLPH from the coding sequence GTGCAGAAGACAACCCTGACCCCCGCCCCTGCCGACCTGCACCGGCTGCACACGCAGATAACGCACTGGTTCGACGTCCACGGGCGCGACCTGCCCTGGCGGCGCCCCGAGGCCGGCGCGTGGGGCGTGATGGTCAGCGAATACATGCTGCAGCAGACCCCGGTCGTGCGCGTGTTGCCGGTGTGGCACGAGTGGATGGAGCGCTGGCCGACGCCCGCGGATCTCGCGGCGGAGCCGTCCGGCGAGGCGCTGCGCGCGTGGGGCAAGCTCGGCTATCCGCGGCGAGCTCTGCGCCTGCACGCGGCGGCCCAGCGGATCGTCGAGGACCACGACGGCGAAGTCCCCGGCTCGTTCGACGAACTCATCTCGCTGCCCGGAGTCGGCGACTACACGGCCGCCGCGATCGCGTGCTTCGCGTTCGGTGCCCCGGAAACCGTCGTCGACACCAACATCCGCCGCGTGCACGCCCGCGCCATCACCGGCAATGCCCTACCCGAACCCAGCTACACCGCCGCCGAAGCGCGCCTCGCGGCGGCGCTCATGCCACCGCGCGACGCGGCGGACCCGCGACTTCCCGGCCCGTGGGGCGAGTACGACGACGGCGCGCTCGCGTGTCGCTGGAACGCCGCGGTCATGGAGCTGGGCGCGCTGGTGTGCACGGCGCGAAACCCGAAGTGCGACGCGTGCCCGGTGGCGTCGTCCTGCGCGTGGATCGAGGCCGGCCAGCCGGCCCCGCACTACACGCCGAAGGGCCAGCCGTGGGCCGGCACGGACCGGCAGGTGCGCGGGGCGTTCATGGCGGTGCTCCGCGGGGCGGATGCCCCCTTGGGTCGGGACGAGCTGGTGGCCGCCGACGTCGTGCTCGCGACGGACGCGAAGGCCGACCAGCTGGAGCGGTGTCTGGCGTCGCTGCTCGCGGACGGGCTGGCCCACGAGGGCGCGCACGGAATCAGCTTGCCGCACTGA
- a CDS encoding ArsR/SmtB family transcription factor, with amino-acid sequence MAGDVFKALADPTRRCILDELVERDGQTLFELCTRLVSKHGLDLSRQGVSQHLAVLEEAGLVRTRRSGRYKFHDLNIEPLETLATRWLRPPKPGGEA; translated from the coding sequence ATGGCAGGAGACGTCTTCAAGGCCTTGGCTGACCCGACTCGCCGCTGCATTCTGGACGAACTCGTCGAACGCGACGGGCAGACGCTTTTCGAGCTGTGTACTCGTCTGGTCTCCAAGCACGGCCTCGATCTGTCACGACAGGGCGTCAGCCAGCACCTGGCGGTCCTCGAGGAGGCTGGCCTGGTCCGCACTCGTCGCAGTGGCCGATACAAGTTCCACGACCTGAATATCGAACCCCTCGAGACCCTGGCCACTCGGTGGCTGCGGCCTCCGAAGCCAGGAGGAGAAGCATGA
- a CDS encoding VOC family protein has product MRIHQLSVFVEDQEAALRFYTDVLDFVKRHDIPLGADRWLTVVAPDEQDGPEVLLEPNRHPAARQYQEALAADGIPVVSFAVDDVEAEFERLKGLGVKFTQDPLTMGPATTAVFDDTCGNLVQIIHVN; this is encoded by the coding sequence ATGAGAATTCACCAGTTGAGCGTTTTCGTCGAGGACCAGGAGGCGGCCCTCCGCTTCTACACGGACGTCCTCGATTTCGTGAAGCGGCACGACATCCCGCTCGGCGCGGACCGGTGGCTCACCGTCGTCGCTCCGGACGAGCAGGACGGGCCGGAGGTTCTGCTCGAGCCCAATCGTCACCCTGCCGCACGCCAATACCAGGAGGCGCTTGCCGCCGATGGCATCCCGGTCGTCTCGTTCGCCGTGGACGATGTGGAGGCCGAGTTCGAGCGGCTCAAAGGCCTGGGGGTCAAGTTCACCCAGGATCCGCTGACGATGGGCCCGGCCACGACTGCCGTCTTCGACGATACCTGCGGCAATCTCGTGCAGATCATCCACGTCAACTAG
- a CDS encoding HNH endonuclease signature motif containing protein, which translates to MAITHPTETPAAASGAAGRVREAAEHLTGLCPEVGSLSDADLVHAAGAVEALGRLVDALRVRAAGEIEDRSSQGLGEDRLSARYGCRTGSELLERLTGAPGREVRRRAGLDARTRAGVSLTGEELPARFPDIADALHAGSLGIETAELLTGMLTRVGPRADPGAAAAAEAALVATATATTGRDFATQDSAADADDSSSSGPDDGTGTPDGSTDKGAGGMPAATFAEVKIHSQVWEAHLDQDGPDPEATRAAARRGLTLGSARDGLIPVRGNLMPETAAQLTRLLAAYLNPAARHHGTDPNPETHAGATGAEDAAATHGGADGDNVAGSEAAGEASTAGGTTAETGTTSGTPAVVDERTPAQKRHDVLASILTAAARSAETPTLGGDAATLLVHITAEDLTDPAGSATLDGIDIPATARIAHRIACAGAVQKVLFDRAGRIVALGTKERVFNAHQRRAITARDGGCVIPGCTIPASWCEIHHVHAHAEDGPTHTDNGVLLCWFHHHHLENSGWDISITDGVPHVKAPPWYDPTGTYRPTVNVLTRRGRHHRPEPPPPVAPEAKTTPKRDVLPDSAPNTRPAVDTGTSAGGSDENSPPGWNPSETARPFTLEEGSPTRWDPATGRSLEEAAEERRRRWNAADDEPPW; encoded by the coding sequence ATGGCCATCACGCACCCCACGGAGACCCCCGCCGCCGCTTCCGGCGCCGCGGGCCGGGTCCGCGAGGCCGCCGAGCACCTGACCGGACTCTGCCCCGAGGTCGGGTCCCTGAGTGACGCGGACCTCGTGCACGCCGCGGGTGCGGTCGAGGCCCTGGGCCGGCTCGTCGACGCCCTGCGCGTACGTGCCGCCGGGGAGATCGAGGACCGCTCCAGTCAGGGTCTGGGTGAGGACCGGCTTTCGGCCCGGTACGGGTGCCGGACCGGTAGTGAGCTGCTCGAGCGTCTCACCGGCGCCCCGGGGCGCGAGGTCCGCCGCCGGGCCGGACTGGACGCGCGGACCCGGGCCGGTGTCTCATTGACCGGTGAAGAGCTTCCCGCGCGGTTCCCCGACATCGCGGACGCCCTGCACGCCGGGAGCCTGGGCATCGAGACCGCGGAACTGCTCACCGGGATGCTTACCCGCGTCGGCCCGCGGGCGGACCCGGGTGCGGCGGCCGCGGCCGAGGCGGCGCTCGTGGCCACCGCCACCGCCACCACCGGAAGAGACTTCGCGACACAGGACTCGGCGGCCGATGCCGACGACAGCTCCAGCAGCGGCCCGGACGACGGCACCGGCACTCCGGACGGCTCCACCGACAAAGGCGCCGGCGGGATGCCGGCGGCGACGTTCGCGGAGGTCAAGATCCACTCCCAGGTCTGGGAAGCGCACCTGGATCAGGACGGACCCGATCCCGAGGCCACCCGTGCCGCCGCACGCCGCGGCCTGACTCTCGGGTCGGCCCGGGACGGGCTGATCCCTGTCCGCGGGAACTTGATGCCCGAAACCGCCGCCCAACTCACCCGGCTCCTCGCGGCGTATCTGAATCCCGCGGCCCGCCACCACGGCACCGACCCGAACCCAGAAACCCACGCCGGCGCTACCGGCGCTGAGGATGCTGCAGCCACGCACGGCGGCGCGGACGGCGACAATGTCGCCGGTTCCGAAGCCGCAGGTGAGGCCAGCACTGCTGGCGGCACTACTGCTGAGACCGGCACGACCTCCGGGACGCCGGCGGTCGTGGATGAGCGCACGCCCGCGCAGAAACGCCACGACGTACTCGCCTCCATCCTCACCGCTGCCGCCCGCTCCGCCGAAACCCCAACACTGGGCGGGGACGCCGCGACCCTGCTCGTGCACATCACCGCCGAAGACCTCACCGATCCGGCCGGGAGCGCGACCCTGGACGGCATCGACATCCCCGCAACCGCCCGGATCGCCCACCGCATCGCGTGCGCCGGGGCCGTGCAGAAAGTCCTCTTCGACCGTGCTGGCCGCATCGTGGCCCTCGGGACGAAGGAACGAGTCTTCAACGCCCACCAGCGCCGGGCCATCACGGCCCGTGACGGCGGGTGCGTGATCCCCGGGTGCACGATCCCGGCCTCCTGGTGCGAAATCCACCACGTGCACGCGCACGCCGAGGACGGTCCGACGCACACCGACAACGGAGTGCTGCTCTGCTGGTTCCACCACCACCACCTCGAAAACTCCGGCTGGGACATCAGCATCACCGACGGAGTCCCACACGTGAAAGCACCACCCTGGTACGACCCGACCGGCACATACCGCCCAACAGTCAACGTCCTCACCCGCCGCGGCCGACACCACCGACCCGAACCACCACCACCAGTGGCACCCGAAGCCAAGACCACACCGAAACGGGACGTGCTACCGGACTCTGCCCCGAACACGAGACCTGCAGTGGACACGGGAACGAGCGCGGGCGGCAGCGACGAGAACAGCCCGCCGGGCTGGAACCCGAGCGAGACCGCACGCCCCTTCACGCTCGAAGAAGGCTCCCCGACCCGCTGGGACCCTGCCACAGGGCGGAGCCTCGAAGAGGCCGCCGAGGAACGCCGGCGACGATGGAACGCAGCAGACGACGAACCACCCTGGTGA
- the disA gene encoding DNA integrity scanning diadenylate cyclase DisA — protein sequence MTKSPEDALRATLARVAPGTQLRDGLERILRGRTGGLIVLGFDKTVDSICSGGFDINIHFSPTRLRELAKMDGAIVCDKDSSNILRAAVQLVPDHTIPTQESGTRHRTAERVAIQTGFPVISVSQSMQTIAIYVQGIRHVLEGSEPILARANQALATLERYRMRLDQVTSQLSSLEIEAMVTVRDVAVVLQRQEMVRRISEEIAQYVLELGVDGRLLSLQLDELTAGLGPGSDILLKDYSKNGTTAEAIDVALSKLRHFSSAEIIDLNKIAVVLGCSAHPDTLESPLRPKGHRLLAGIKALPRAVAGRLVENFDDLQKLMAADITDLMHVDGIGEQRARTVRENLSKVAESSLLDRFS from the coding sequence ATGACCAAGAGCCCCGAAGACGCGCTCCGCGCGACGCTGGCCCGCGTCGCGCCCGGAACCCAGCTGCGGGACGGGCTGGAGCGGATCCTGCGCGGGCGCACGGGCGGCCTGATCGTCCTCGGGTTCGACAAGACAGTGGACTCCATCTGCTCCGGCGGATTCGACATCAACATCCATTTCTCCCCCACCCGCCTGCGCGAGCTCGCGAAGATGGACGGCGCCATCGTGTGCGACAAGGACTCCTCCAACATCCTGCGTGCCGCAGTGCAGCTGGTTCCGGACCACACGATCCCGACGCAGGAATCGGGCACCCGCCACCGCACCGCCGAGCGCGTCGCCATCCAGACGGGCTTCCCGGTCATCTCCGTCTCGCAGTCCATGCAGACGATCGCGATCTACGTCCAGGGGATCCGCCACGTCCTTGAGGGCTCGGAGCCGATCCTCGCCCGGGCGAACCAGGCGCTCGCCACCCTCGAGCGGTACCGGATGCGACTCGATCAGGTCACGAGCCAGCTCTCATCGCTGGAGATCGAGGCCATGGTCACCGTGCGCGACGTCGCCGTCGTCCTCCAGCGCCAGGAGATGGTCCGGCGCATCTCGGAGGAGATCGCCCAGTACGTGCTCGAGCTCGGCGTCGACGGCCGCCTGCTGTCCCTCCAGCTCGACGAGCTCACGGCCGGCCTCGGCCCGGGCAGCGACATCCTGCTCAAGGACTACTCCAAGAACGGCACGACGGCGGAGGCCATCGACGTCGCCCTGTCGAAGCTGCGCCACTTCTCATCAGCGGAGATCATCGACCTGAACAAGATCGCGGTAGTCCTCGGGTGCAGCGCCCACCCCGACACCCTCGAGTCGCCCCTGCGTCCCAAAGGCCACCGTCTACTCGCGGGCATCAAGGCGCTCCCCCGGGCGGTCGCCGGCCGACTCGTGGAGAACTTCGACGACCTGCAGAAGCTGATGGCCGCCGACATCACCGACCTGATGCACGTGGACGGCATCGGCGAGCAGCGAGCCAGGACCGTCCGGGAGAATCTCTCGAAGGTCGCGGAGTCGAGCCTGCTCGACCGTTTCTCCTGA
- the radA gene encoding DNA repair protein RadA: MASKTSSRGKTPGYRCAECGWTTVKWVGRCGECQAWGSIGDNGPVGARTQAASVAEPAPIIADVDASAAQFRPTYVGELDRVLGGGLVPGAVILLAGEPGVGKSTLLLDVASRAAVSGNRVLYVTGEESAAQVKLRADRIGAIADTLHLTAETDLAQALGQVEALSPDVLIVDSVQTLSSTEVDGAAGGVTQIREVASSLISAAKKRNMTAILVGHVTKEGSIAGPRLLEHLVDVVCQFDGERHSRLRLLRAIKNRYGPTDEVGCFDLTENGIIGLADPSGLFIAGTEQQVSGTCVTVSLEGRRPLLAEIQALVSPTSGGQARRSVTGLDSSRMSMLLAVLQARASVFLMERDTYVATVGGVKLTEPAVDLAAAMALASAYADQPLSRRLVTFGEVGLAGEVRRVPEISRRLHEAERLGFTHAIVPPSPEPLTGIPSGFKVREVTTLAEALQTVFPRK; encoded by the coding sequence ATGGCGAGCAAGACATCATCACGCGGCAAGACCCCCGGATACCGCTGCGCCGAGTGCGGCTGGACCACCGTGAAGTGGGTCGGCCGCTGCGGCGAATGCCAAGCGTGGGGCAGCATCGGCGACAACGGCCCGGTCGGCGCCCGGACCCAGGCCGCGTCGGTGGCCGAACCGGCTCCGATCATCGCCGACGTCGACGCCTCCGCCGCGCAGTTCCGGCCCACCTACGTCGGCGAACTCGATCGCGTGCTCGGCGGCGGCCTCGTGCCCGGGGCGGTGATCCTCCTCGCCGGCGAGCCCGGCGTCGGCAAGTCGACCCTGCTGCTCGACGTCGCGTCGCGGGCAGCCGTCAGCGGCAACCGCGTCCTCTACGTCACGGGCGAGGAGTCGGCGGCGCAGGTCAAGCTCCGTGCGGACCGGATCGGCGCCATCGCGGACACCCTGCACCTGACGGCCGAGACCGACCTGGCGCAGGCTCTGGGGCAGGTCGAGGCGCTGTCTCCGGACGTGCTCATCGTCGACTCCGTGCAGACCCTCTCCTCCACAGAGGTCGACGGCGCCGCCGGGGGCGTGACCCAGATCCGCGAGGTCGCTTCGTCGCTCATCAGCGCGGCGAAGAAGCGGAACATGACCGCGATCCTCGTCGGCCACGTGACCAAGGAGGGCTCGATCGCGGGGCCCCGCCTGCTCGAGCACCTCGTCGACGTCGTGTGCCAGTTCGACGGCGAGCGGCACTCCCGCCTGCGCCTACTGCGGGCGATCAAGAACCGCTACGGCCCGACGGACGAGGTCGGCTGCTTCGACCTGACGGAGAACGGCATCATCGGCCTCGCCGATCCGAGCGGCCTGTTCATCGCCGGCACGGAACAGCAGGTCTCCGGCACCTGTGTCACCGTCTCGCTGGAGGGGCGCCGTCCCCTCCTCGCCGAGATCCAGGCGCTGGTCTCCCCCACCTCCGGCGGACAGGCACGGCGCTCGGTCACCGGCCTCGACAGCTCGCGCATGTCGATGCTGCTGGCGGTCCTGCAGGCGCGCGCCAGCGTATTCCTCATGGAACGGGACACCTACGTCGCGACCGTCGGCGGCGTGAAACTCACGGAACCGGCGGTCGACCTGGCTGCCGCGATGGCGCTGGCCAGCGCCTACGCCGATCAACCCCTGTCGCGCAGGCTCGTGACCTTCGGGGAAGTCGGCCTCGCGGGCGAGGTCCGGCGGGTGCCCGAGATCTCGCGGCGCCTCCATGAGGCCGAACGGCTCGGCTTCACCCACGCGATCGTGCCGCCGAGCCCAGAGCCCCTCACGGGCATCCCCAGTGGCTTCAAAGTCCGAGAGGTCACCACTCTGGCCGAGGCCCTGCAGACCGTATTCCCGAGGAAGTAG
- a CDS encoding FUSC family protein: MSEHLGRSARFTQRRARVGVLRVRSSAWKILQITVCAVGAYWIAEELLGHEGPLFAATSAMIALGFGHDTHLRRTLEVAGGCTLGILVGDLLVHAVGSGLWQAAVVVLISLIIARFLDSGTIFSTQLGLQSLLVVLLPAPDGGVFTRSADAVVGGLFALLIAVLTPRNPRHEPATQLESLLDEFAAVLRESATAVRTFDSTLAWHALVRARGTQKRVDELPVMLRGAKEIATMSPAYRGQRGELKRIARVAEQTDLAVRNVRVIARRLAAAITHGAVGTADAEALSTYFDSLADAITPLRASIAETSAAARSRAEHAARVELAACAAELDPREFGVTGLECESLVMILRPMTVDLLEAAGLDHEEARGYLPRL, from the coding sequence ATGTCCGAACATCTAGGCCGCAGCGCGCGCTTCACCCAGCGCCGCGCACGAGTCGGTGTGCTGCGCGTGAGGTCCTCGGCCTGGAAGATCCTGCAGATCACAGTGTGCGCCGTGGGCGCCTACTGGATCGCCGAGGAACTACTCGGCCACGAAGGGCCCCTATTCGCCGCGACGAGCGCCATGATCGCCCTCGGTTTCGGCCACGATACACACTTGCGCCGCACCCTCGAGGTCGCCGGCGGCTGCACTTTGGGGATCCTCGTCGGTGACCTGCTGGTGCACGCGGTGGGCTCAGGGCTGTGGCAGGCCGCCGTCGTCGTGCTGATCTCCTTGATCATCGCGAGGTTCCTGGACTCCGGAACGATCTTCAGCACCCAGCTGGGACTCCAGTCCCTACTCGTCGTGCTCCTGCCGGCGCCGGACGGCGGCGTCTTCACGCGCAGCGCCGACGCCGTCGTCGGCGGGCTGTTCGCGCTGCTGATCGCCGTCCTGACGCCGCGCAATCCGCGGCACGAGCCCGCGACCCAACTCGAGAGCCTGCTCGACGAATTCGCCGCGGTCCTGCGGGAGAGTGCGACGGCGGTGCGCACCTTCGATTCGACCCTCGCGTGGCACGCCCTCGTGCGGGCACGCGGCACGCAGAAGCGCGTCGACGAATTGCCCGTCATGCTGCGCGGGGCCAAGGAGATCGCGACGATGTCGCCCGCTTATCGTGGGCAGCGCGGCGAACTCAAGCGGATCGCGCGCGTCGCCGAGCAGACCGACCTCGCCGTGCGCAACGTGCGGGTCATCGCGCGCAGACTCGCCGCGGCGATCACCCACGGGGCCGTGGGGACCGCCGACGCGGAAGCGCTGTCGACCTACTTCGACTCGCTGGCCGACGCGATCACCCCGCTCAGGGCGTCGATCGCGGAGACGAGCGCCGCCGCGCGGTCGCGGGCCGAGCACGCGGCGCGCGTCGAGCTGGCCGCCTGCGCGGCCGAGCTGGATCCGCGCGAGTTCGGGGTCACGGGCCTCGAATGCGAATCGCTCGTCATGATCCTGCGGCCGATGACCGTGGACCTGCTGGAGGCCGCAGGCCTCGACCACGAGGAGGCACGCGGCTATCTGCCGAGGCTCTAA
- the pstS gene encoding phosphate ABC transporter substrate-binding protein PstS has translation MKKLSFAKSAVVLSVAALALSACGGSNNPTADGGESAAAGGGELSGTISGGGASSQEAAMTAWVDGFRGVQAGATVQYNPVGSGSGREGFLAGQYVFAGSDAAMDAEELESSQDQCGPNGAFHIPGYISPVAVAFNLEGVDTLNLDAETIAAIFTGEITTWDDEAIASQNDGVELPDTPITVVHRADSSGTTENFTDYLAAAAPENWTYDVVEDWPEEIVAENAQGTQGVVGQVTATDGAITYSDASAVGDLGTVAVKVGDEYVPYSAEAASKAVENANPVEGAAENDMAVELDRDTDEAGTYPIVLVSYHIYCNDYADQETADLVKAFAEYVVSEDGQSTAEGSAGNAPISESLRERALESISGIGVQG, from the coding sequence GTGAAGAAGCTCAGCTTCGCCAAGTCTGCAGTAGTCCTGTCCGTTGCAGCACTGGCACTGTCCGCCTGTGGCGGCTCGAACAACCCGACGGCCGACGGCGGCGAGAGCGCTGCCGCAGGCGGCGGCGAGCTGTCCGGCACCATCAGCGGCGGCGGCGCCTCCTCGCAGGAAGCAGCCATGACCGCCTGGGTCGACGGTTTCCGCGGCGTCCAGGCCGGTGCCACCGTTCAGTACAACCCGGTCGGCTCCGGTTCCGGTCGCGAGGGCTTCCTCGCCGGCCAGTACGTCTTCGCCGGCTCCGACGCCGCGATGGACGCCGAGGAGCTCGAGTCCTCGCAGGACCAGTGCGGGCCGAACGGCGCCTTCCACATCCCGGGTTACATCTCCCCGGTCGCCGTGGCCTTCAACCTGGAGGGTGTCGACACCCTGAACCTCGATGCCGAGACCATCGCCGCGATTTTCACCGGCGAGATCACCACCTGGGACGACGAGGCCATCGCCTCCCAGAACGACGGCGTTGAGCTGCCCGACACGCCGATCACTGTGGTTCACCGCGCCGACTCCTCGGGCACTACCGAGAACTTCACGGATTATCTCGCCGCGGCCGCACCCGAGAACTGGACCTACGACGTCGTCGAGGACTGGCCGGAGGAGATCGTGGCCGAGAACGCCCAGGGCACGCAGGGCGTCGTCGGCCAGGTCACCGCCACCGATGGTGCCATCACCTACTCCGACGCCTCCGCAGTCGGCGATCTGGGCACGGTGGCCGTCAAGGTCGGCGACGAGTACGTCCCGTACTCGGCCGAGGCCGCCTCCAAGGCTGTTGAGAACGCCAACCCGGTCGAGGGCGCCGCTGAGAACGACATGGCTGTCGAGCTGGACCGCGATACGGATGAGGCCGGCACCTACCCGATCGTCCTCGTGTCGTACCACATCTACTGCAACGACTACGCCGACCAGGAGACTGCTGACCTGGTCAAGGCCTTCGCCGAGTACGTGGTCTCCGAAGACGGCCAGTCGACCGCCGAAGGCTCCGCTGGCAACGCCCCGATCTCCGAGTCGCTCCGCGAGCGCGCACTCGAGTCCATCTCCGGAATCGGCGTCCAAGGCTAA